A window of Patescibacteria group bacterium contains these coding sequences:
- the infB gene encoding translation initiation factor IF-2, translating to MNISTLAKKLGYHSQEMRKMIEAMGYRLRPTASKISDKKAKEITKKVEKLEKEKTLEMKEEQKKVEKAKEPKKLYVAQTITVKDFAQVLEMEVTDVIRQLIQEGIMATINEEIDFETASIIAEELGHKIELKKEEKDLIKEKGVRKQILEDLSHEEEKNLKPRPPVVVVMGHVDHGKTKLLDVIRETNIIATEAGGITQKIGAYQAKCNGKVITFLDTPGHEAFKAMRERGAKVTDMAILVVAADDGVMPQTEEAIAHAKNAGVPIIVAINKIDKEGADPEKVKRQLADLGLQPEDWGGDTIMVEISAKMNKNIDKLLEMVLLQAEILELKANQESKAIGTIIEANKDPKKGPVATVLIQNGTLNLGDYVTCGSIYGKIKAMENFLGKRINHAKPSTPVQILGLTAVPDSGDILQEEKSKEAAREKIAKIAKAEIKIKRNLTPEEERKIKKLNIILIADFYGSLEAIIDELNKINSKQVMPQIIDYSAGKITESNVMNAQSSNAIIFGFNSKPTTVASRLAEDKHVKIFSYDIIYELIDEIKKQLSSLIEPEVIKTKLGKLNVLAIFRSEKKRKIIGGRVLSGFLAKDSIVKIIREDVEIGQGKITTVQKNMADVQKVEAGSECGMSIDTTVKVKEGDVIEAWKEEIKKITL from the coding sequence ATGAACATATCAACTTTAGCAAAAAAATTAGGTTACCATAGCCAAGAAATGCGCAAGATGATTGAGGCAATGGGATATCGACTTCGACCAACAGCGTCGAAGATTTCTGATAAAAAAGCAAAAGAAATTACCAAAAAAGTAGAAAAGCTAGAAAAGGAAAAAACTCTAGAAATGAAAGAAGAACAGAAAAAAGTTGAAAAAGCCAAAGAACCAAAAAAACTTTATGTCGCCCAAACTATTACAGTTAAGGATTTCGCACAAGTTTTAGAAATGGAAGTTACTGATGTCATTAGACAATTGATCCAGGAAGGCATCATGGCAACAATCAATGAAGAAATTGATTTTGAAACAGCGAGTATTATTGCTGAAGAATTAGGCCATAAAATTGAATTAAAAAAAGAAGAAAAAGATTTGATTAAGGAAAAAGGAGTTCGCAAACAGATTCTCGAAGATTTATCTCATGAAGAAGAAAAGAATTTAAAGCCTCGTCCTCCAGTTGTTGTTGTCATGGGTCACGTTGATCATGGCAAGACAAAATTATTGGATGTCATTCGCGAAACAAATATTATTGCTACTGAAGCAGGAGGTATTACTCAAAAAATCGGTGCTTATCAAGCAAAATGCAATGGCAAAGTCATTACGTTTTTAGATACTCCTGGTCACGAAGCTTTCAAAGCAATGCGCGAAAGAGGTGCAAAAGTTACTGATATGGCAATTCTTGTTGTTGCAGCTGATGACGGTGTTATGCCTCAAACAGAAGAAGCAATTGCGCATGCCAAAAATGCTGGCGTGCCAATTATTGTTGCTATCAACAAAATAGATAAAGAAGGTGCTGATCCAGAAAAAGTAAAAAGACAGCTCGCTGATTTAGGTTTGCAACCAGAAGATTGGGGAGGCGATACAATTATGGTTGAAATATCTGCCAAAATGAATAAAAATATCGATAAGCTTTTAGAAATGGTTTTATTGCAAGCGGAAATTTTAGAATTAAAAGCCAACCAAGAATCAAAAGCCATAGGCACAATCATTGAAGCAAACAAAGATCCCAAAAAAGGTCCAGTTGCTACAGTTTTGATTCAAAATGGAACTTTGAATTTGGGCGATTATGTTACTTGTGGCAGTATCTATGGAAAAATCAAGGCAATGGAAAATTTCTTAGGCAAAAGAATAAATCATGCTAAGCCATCAACTCCAGTTCAAATTTTAGGTCTTACAGCAGTTCCAGATTCTGGCGATATTTTGCAAGAAGAAAAATCCAAAGAAGCAGCTCGAGAAAAAATTGCCAAAATCGCAAAAGCAGAAATCAAGATTAAACGCAATTTGACTCCAGAAGAAGAAAGAAAAATTAAAAAATTAAATATAATTTTAATTGCTGATTTTTATGGATCTCTTGAAGCAATTATTGATGAGCTAAACAAAATCAATTCCAAGCAAGTTATGCCTCAAATCATTGATTATTCTGCTGGCAAGATTACTGAATCAAATGTCATGAATGCTCAATCTTCAAATGCAATTATTTTTGGTTTTAATTCTAAGCCAACAACTGTTGCATCTCGTCTTGCCGAAGATAAGCATGTCAAAATATTTTCCTACGATATTATTTACGAATTAATTGACGAAATCAAAAAACAATTGAGTTCTTTGATCGAGCCAGAAGTCATTAAGACAAAATTAGGCAAACTTAATGTTTTAGCAATTTTCAGATCTGAAAAGAAAAGAAAAATTATTGGCGGCAGAGTCTTGTCTGGCTTCCTAGCAAAAGATTCAATTGTAAAAATAATCAGAGAAGATGTAGAAATTGGCCAAGGAAAAATTACTACTGTTCAAAAAAATATGGCTGATGTACAAAAGGTAGAAGCAGGTTCAGAATGTGGAATGTCAATTGATACGACTGTCAAAGTTAAAGAAGGTGACGTGATTGAAGCTTGGAAAGAAGAAATCAAAAAAATCACTTTATAA
- the rbfA gene encoding 30S ribosome-binding factor RbfA, whose protein sequence is MSHRLEKLNSLIQQELGFIIKEEVEIPIDSLITVSKVDTSVDIKHTNVYISVIPKNKAVSVIKKLNHNVYHLQKALNKKLVMHFVPKIRFVLDHSEEHAEKIEKILAKI, encoded by the coding sequence ATGTCACATCGTTTAGAAAAACTTAACAGCCTAATTCAGCAAGAATTAGGTTTCATTATCAAAGAGGAAGTAGAGATTCCGATTGATTCTTTGATTACTGTTTCAAAAGTAGATACTTCTGTTGACATTAAACACACAAACGTGTATATTTCTGTGATCCCAAAAAACAAAGCTGTTAGCGTTATCAAAAAGCTTAATCACAATGTTTATCATTTGCAAAAAGCTTTAAATAAAAAATTGGTAATGCACTTTGTTCCAAAGATCCGATTTGTCTTAGACCATTCTGAAGAGCATGCTGAGAAAATCGAAAAGATTTTAGCAAAAATATAA
- a CDS encoding bifunctional oligoribonuclease/PAP phosphatase NrnA has product MFKFIDIQINRALYLIKKAENILIICHRKPDADTIGSALALGDILEKQNKKIEYACQDQIPSKFFFLKNADKIKKIDEILKNFINYKLLITLDCGSFEQTGLHNFFSINEFKTPIINIDHHHDNPHYGKLNIIEANASSTSEIVHNFLLKMNVDLDKNISTSLLNGIFGDTDSFKNPNTSHDTLKTTSDLLASGANLKEITKNTLQDKSLSTLRLWGKILSDIKKNKKLGIVYAVITKKDLQECNAKSEDLEGIANFLNSIPDVKASLVLSENEKGEIKGSFRTLHDHIDVSKLARSLGGGGHKKAAGFTLPGRLIKEDNEIKINLE; this is encoded by the coding sequence ATGTTTAAATTTATCGACATTCAAATAAATCGCGCATTATATTTAATCAAAAAAGCAGAAAATATCCTGATTATTTGCCATCGCAAGCCGGATGCTGATACTATTGGATCTGCATTAGCTTTGGGTGATATTTTAGAAAAACAAAATAAAAAAATTGAATACGCTTGCCAGGATCAAATCCCTAGCAAGTTTTTTTTCCTAAAAAATGCCGACAAAATAAAAAAGATTGATGAAATTTTAAAGAATTTTATTAATTACAAGTTACTAATTACTTTGGATTGTGGAAGTTTCGAACAGACAGGTCTACACAACTTTTTTAGCATCAATGAATTTAAAACGCCTATCATAAATATTGATCATCATCATGATAATCCGCATTACGGAAAACTCAATATTATTGAAGCTAATGCCTCTTCAACTTCAGAAATTGTCCACAATTTTTTGCTAAAAATGAATGTTGATTTAGATAAAAATATTTCAACAAGTTTATTAAATGGAATTTTTGGCGATACTGATAGTTTCAAAAATCCAAATACATCTCATGACACTTTAAAAACAACATCAGACCTTTTGGCATCAGGTGCAAATTTAAAAGAAATTACCAAAAATACTTTGCAAGACAAATCTTTGTCAACTTTAAGACTTTGGGGTAAGATATTGTCAGATATAAAAAAGAACAAAAAACTTGGCATAGTTTATGCTGTCATTACTAAAAAAGATTTGCAAGAATGCAACGCCAAATCAGAAGATTTAGAAGGCATTGCCAACTTTTTAAATTCAATTCCAGATGTTAAGGCCTCATTAGTTTTATCAGAAAATGAAAAAGGCGAGATCAAAGGTTCATTTCGAACTTTGCATGATCATATTGATGTCTCAAAGTTAGCTCGCAGTTTAGGTGGCGGAGGACATAAAAAAGCTGCTGGATTTACATTGCCTGGCAGATTAATAAAAGAAGATAATGAAATCAAAATAAATCTCGAGTAA